In the genome of Amphiura filiformis chromosome 4, Afil_fr2py, whole genome shotgun sequence, one region contains:
- the LOC140151462 gene encoding uncharacterized protein, whose protein sequence is MITKAKLFAEEIRRKWFLDRSCDDNVLLFYTWHTNKLYISLGSKAEEVISDIELARLYRTGKGIFVKKPTPDLGDEDETQPKEESNITTTYLGMDALVRQTHAGIMNGYSMTSRMVFSITIPILLVLTIILMCLISNCCCPKTFYMILLPINRQ, encoded by the exons ATGATAACAAAAGCGAAGTTGTTTGCCGAAGAAATTCGACGGAAATGGTTTTTAGACAGAAGTTGTGATGACAATGTGCTTTTGTTCTACACCTGGCATACAAATAag CTTTATATTTCCCTTGGAAGCAAGGCCGAAGAAGTGATATCAGATATCGAATTAGCCAGACTTTATCGTACAGGAAAAGGCATCTTTGTTAAGAAACCAACGCCCGATTTAGGAGATGAAGATGAAACGCAACCGAAGGAGGAGAGTAATATTACCACTACTTATCTTGGAATGGACGCTTTAGTGCGCCAGACGCATGCTGGCATAATGAATGGTTACAGTATGACGTCACGAATGGTGTTTTCCATCACTATTCCAATCCTTCTCGTGTTGACTATAATACTTATGTGCCTTATATCAAACTGTTGTTGCCCCAAGACTTTCTATATGATCCTACTGCCGATAAATCGACAATAG